The Oryzias melastigma strain HK-1 linkage group LG6, ASM292280v2, whole genome shotgun sequence genome includes a window with the following:
- the zgc:112052 gene encoding protein C19orf12 homolog isoform X1, protein MSALPPPPAIVTPHVRSMGPRVDEVMKLCCELSANQQIKTAVKSSGKGAAAAGGLAFAGGLFGGPLGIAVGGAVGGLLGCWLTSGEFKPLPQIIMELSPPQQQKLYDDVMAVLGDVQWTDVAQLLALVMSNGALKQQLTAALVGFVTKELQAEVHYVD, encoded by the exons ATGTCCGCTCTACCTCCTCCTCCAGCCATCGTTACTCCGCACGTGCGCAG CATGGGCCCTCGAGTTGATGAAGTCATGAAGCTCTGCTGTGAGTTATCGGCCAACCAGCAGATTAAGACCGCTGTGAAAAGCTCTGGGAAGGGAGCGGCGGCGGCTGGTGGGCTGGCCTTTGCTGGAGGCCTGTTTGGAGGCCCTCTCGGAATTGCAGTGG GTGGCGCTGTGGGCGGGCTCCTTGGCTGCTGGCTGACCAGTGGCGAGTTCAAACCGCTGCCTCAGATCATCATGGAGCTGAGCCCCCCGCAGCAGCAGAAGCTCTACGACGACGTGATGGCCGTCCTCGGAGACGTTCAGTGGACGGACGTGGCTCAGCTGCTCGCTCTGGTGATGAGCAACGGCGCGCTGAAGCAGCAGCTGACCGCCGCTCTGGTTGGTTTCGTCACCAAGGAGTTACAGGCAGAGGTGCACTACGTGGACTGA
- the zgc:112052 gene encoding protein C19orf12 homolog isoform X2, which produces MGPRVDEVMKLCCELSANQQIKTAVKSSGKGAAAAGGLAFAGGLFGGPLGIAVGGAVGGLLGCWLTSGEFKPLPQIIMELSPPQQQKLYDDVMAVLGDVQWTDVAQLLALVMSNGALKQQLTAALVGFVTKELQAEVHYVD; this is translated from the exons ATGGGCCCTCGAGTTGATGAAGTCATGAAGCTCTGCTGTGAGTTATCGGCCAACCAGCAGATTAAGACCGCTGTGAAAAGCTCTGGGAAGGGAGCGGCGGCGGCTGGTGGGCTGGCCTTTGCTGGAGGCCTGTTTGGAGGCCCTCTCGGAATTGCAGTGG GTGGCGCTGTGGGCGGGCTCCTTGGCTGCTGGCTGACCAGTGGCGAGTTCAAACCGCTGCCTCAGATCATCATGGAGCTGAGCCCCCCGCAGCAGCAGAAGCTCTACGACGACGTGATGGCCGTCCTCGGAGACGTTCAGTGGACGGACGTGGCTCAGCTGCTCGCTCTGGTGATGAGCAACGGCGCGCTGAAGCAGCAGCTGACCGCCGCTCTGGTTGGTTTCGTCACCAAGGAGTTACAGGCAGAGGTGCACTACGTGGACTGA
- the uri1 gene encoding unconventional prefoldin RPB5 interactor 1: MAGGGGRADMEPLGGVHRLREEQEKVVKDCERRIQHWSKVSGDYEALSDRLKTLPDRLSYDIMVPFGPLAFMPGKLVRTNEVTVLLGDNWFAKCSAKQAQAVVDHRMSHVKKELEDLSKTRKNFESRVGLAKDLETMSASKGEYVDIREEVTTSVVTKGKQRIAHKPNSKPKLDVMLDLNEEEEEKDGGSSKGVLTEEELWRRLDELERLEELQDERDRLSDAADMNGEDSSSSSSEEEKEASSAPPVNGLSLKPGWSPAPPSSTPPPDRKAEDDDEEEEEGSRLPTIFFSHTVEPKKVRINTGKNTTLKFSERKEQKEHSKRKKKNGHSNGHAHHELHKITSPADIYRLFVDVRNGEPIPRKSILKSRSRENSVCSDTSESSAADFEERRVMGRSFSHDEATHSDTSDGITEEDSPTTVPPLSSSRFEAFSGTVIEKDPMPSGVPHLTIVPPALPTILERKQEEVASDVPEAPPKRLSKFKAARLQQK, translated from the exons ATGGCTGGAGGAGGAGGTAGAGCGGACATGGAGCCCCTCGGAGGAGTTCACAGGCTCcgagaggagcaggagaag GTGGTGAAAGACTGTGAAAGACGGATCCAGCACTG GTCGAAGGTGTCGGGGGATTATGAAGCACTCAGCGATCGTCTCAAAACGCTCCCAGATCGACTCTCCTATGACATCATG GTTCCCTTCGGCCCGCTGGCCTTCATGCCCGGGAAGCTGGTGCGCACCAACGAGGTCACGGTGTTACTGGGGGACAACTGGTTCGCCAAGTGCTCGGCCAAGCAAGCGCAGGCGGTGGTGGATCACCGGATGAGCC ACGTGAAGAAAGAGCTGGAGGATCTCTCCAAGACCAGGAAGAACTTTGAGTCTCGGGTCGGGCTCGCCAAGGATCTGGAGACCATGTCGGCC AGTAAAGGAGAATATGTGGACATCAGAGAGGAGGTCACGACCTCCGTCGTCACTAAAG GAAAGCAGAGAATCGCTCACAAACCAAACTCCAAACCAAAGCTGGACGTCATGTTGGACCTGaacgaggaggaagaggagaaggacGGAGGAAGCTCAAAAGGAGTCCTGACGGAGGAGGAGTTGTGGCGGCGGTTGGATGAACTGGAGAGattggaggagctgcaggacgaGCGGGACAG ATTGTCTGACGCCGCAGACATGAACGGCGAGGACTCGTCTTCGTCCTcctcagaggaggagaaggaggccAGCTCTGCCCCTCCCGTCAACGGCCTGAGCCTGAAGCCCGGttggagccccgcccctcccaGCAGCACTCCACCCCCCGACCGGAAAGCCGAAGACgacgatgaggaggaggaggaaggcagCCGTCTCCCCACCATCTTCTTCTCTCACACAGTCGAACCCAAGAAG GTGAGGATCAACACGGGGAAGAACACCACGCTAAAGTTCAGTGAGAGGAAGGAGCAGAAGGAGCATtcgaagaggaagaagaagaacggCCACAGCAACGGACACGCCCACCACGAGCTCCACAAAATCACGTCTCCAGCCGACATCTACAG gcTCTTCGTGGACGTGAGGAACGGCGAGCCCATCCCCAGGAAGTCCATCCTGAAGTCCCGCAGCCGCGAGAACAGCGTGTGCAGCGACACCAGCGAGAGCAGCGCTGCGGACTTCGAGGAGCGGCGGGTgatggggcggagcttcagtcaCGACGAGGCCACGCACAGCGACACCAGCGACGGCATCACGGAGGAGGACAGCCCCACCACCGTGCCCCCGCTGAGCTCCAGCCGCTTTGAG GCCTTTTCAGGAACGGTGATCGAGAAGGACCCCATGCCCTCAGGTGTCCCCCACCTGACCATCGTTCCACCTGCTCTGCCGACCATCCTGGAGAGGAAGCAGGAGGAGGTGGCGTCTGACGTCCCGGAGGCGCCGCCCAAAAGATTGTCAAAGTTTAAAGCTGCCCGGTTGCAGCAGAAGTGA